One window from the genome of Thermaerobacter marianensis DSM 12885 encodes:
- the istA gene encoding IS21 family transposase encodes MLKGGSLMDILRLKAEGLSVREIARRTGLSRNTVRKYLRQPEPPRYKPRPPKASKLDPFKPYLEQRMAQGVFNANRLLQELRAQGYTGGKTILKEFLRPHRPPRVPRAVVRFELPPGTQAQVDWGEFAYTDLQGRRRKVYGFVMVLSYSRAMYVEFVEQQDLSTLLRCHLHAFAALGGVPKEILYDNMKTVVLRRHGAEVDYHPRMLDFALLAGFAPRVCRPYRAQTKGRVERAIGYLKQHFWPAVQFTDLADLNRQVRAWVAEVANRRIHGTTGQRPADRLGEEQAHLTPLRPLAAFTSLLHKERRVSRDGYVQYAGSRYGVPWRYSGRYVTVFATETEVEIRDGDRVIARHPRALLPGLTISLPEQYHGLALGGTQRPEPPQGQQVVGPAVERRSLQVYEDLLRAGERR; translated from the coding sequence ATGCTGAAAGGTGGGTCGTTGATGGATATTCTGCGGCTGAAGGCTGAAGGCCTGTCCGTTCGGGAAATTGCCCGCCGTACGGGGTTGTCCCGGAATACGGTGCGGAAGTACCTGCGCCAACCCGAGCCACCCCGGTACAAGCCACGGCCGCCCAAGGCGTCGAAGTTGGATCCGTTCAAGCCGTACCTCGAGCAGCGTATGGCCCAAGGGGTCTTCAATGCCAATCGTCTCCTGCAGGAGCTCCGGGCCCAGGGCTATACCGGCGGAAAGACGATTCTCAAGGAGTTCCTTCGGCCCCATCGCCCGCCCCGGGTCCCACGCGCCGTGGTGCGCTTCGAGCTCCCGCCGGGGACCCAGGCGCAGGTTGACTGGGGGGAGTTCGCCTACACCGACCTCCAGGGACGACGGCGGAAGGTTTACGGGTTTGTCATGGTCCTCAGTTACTCGCGGGCGATGTACGTGGAGTTCGTGGAACAGCAGGACCTGAGCACCCTCTTACGATGTCACCTCCACGCCTTCGCGGCCTTGGGGGGTGTCCCGAAGGAGATCCTCTACGACAACATGAAGACCGTCGTCCTTCGCCGCCATGGTGCGGAGGTGGATTACCACCCAAGGATGCTTGACTTTGCGTTGCTTGCCGGGTTTGCCCCTCGGGTGTGCCGGCCGTATCGGGCCCAGACCAAGGGCCGGGTGGAGCGAGCCATCGGCTATCTCAAGCAGCACTTCTGGCCGGCCGTCCAGTTCACCGACCTGGCCGATCTCAACCGGCAGGTGCGGGCGTGGGTGGCCGAGGTCGCGAATCGCCGCATCCACGGGACCACCGGGCAGCGCCCCGCCGATCGACTGGGGGAAGAGCAGGCCCATCTGACGCCCCTTCGGCCCTTGGCGGCTTTCACGTCGCTCCTGCACAAAGAACGCCGGGTGAGTCGGGATGGCTACGTGCAGTACGCGGGCAGCCGGTATGGGGTCCCCTGGCGTTATAGCGGCCGATACGTCACGGTGTTCGCGACCGAAACGGAGGTCGAGATCCGCGACGGGGACCGGGTGATTGCCCGGCACCCTCGGGCCTTGCTGCCCGGACTGACGATCTCCCTTCCGGAGCAGTACCACGGCCTTGCTTTGGGTGGGACCCAACGTCCCGAGCCGCCCCAAGGCCAGCAGGTCGTCGGCCCGGCGGTGGAGCGCCGCTCGCTCCAGGTCTACGAAGACCTTCTTCGGGCAGGTGAACGCCGGTGA
- a CDS encoding IS110 family transposase — protein MDVGRRRHRAAILPIGRAMHGWEHAPVLAFTADTDGFREFFDALHAAGATPANTVCALEPTGGYSSQPIFQALKHHGFEVLWVKNQAVHDLRETLYGRRSKTDAEDARLIARLLYLREAIGQEYAFQVAHTGSAPYRNLRLLVELRWKQVQAHRRASNQLMQVLDVLFPEMRQIFRKGTTRPTPLHLLRRFSTVQAIAAASEQDLRHVLVNEARSLRHQTAVSELRRLAQTSVGAREGRDVLELAQGWLIQQLHDLQDSLVDLEARIKAAVEEFPETSILRTFPSMSARRIATLLAGMGAPIDAFPNDRALRKQWGWYVEIEQSGARTRSRLGRGGYRGTRRELYLMAMQLIKEQTQDNPFRHYYRRLLRGNPTPKVPKVALGHVASKLITVMYVCMRRREPYDPAKLWRHMGVKTTA, from the coding sequence ATCGATGTCGGGCGGCGGCGTCACCGGGCTGCGATCTTGCCCATCGGGCGAGCCATGCACGGGTGGGAGCACGCCCCGGTGCTCGCCTTTACGGCGGACACCGACGGTTTCCGCGAGTTCTTCGATGCTCTCCACGCAGCCGGCGCCACGCCTGCCAACACCGTGTGCGCACTGGAACCGACCGGCGGCTACTCCTCACAGCCCATCTTCCAGGCCCTCAAGCACCACGGTTTCGAGGTCCTCTGGGTCAAGAACCAGGCCGTGCATGACCTGCGGGAAACGCTGTACGGTCGCCGATCGAAGACCGACGCGGAAGACGCACGGCTCATTGCCCGGCTGCTGTATCTACGCGAGGCGATCGGCCAGGAGTACGCGTTCCAGGTGGCCCACACGGGGAGTGCACCCTACCGAAACCTTCGTCTCCTCGTGGAGCTGCGTTGGAAACAGGTGCAAGCGCACCGGCGGGCATCGAACCAACTGATGCAGGTGCTGGACGTGCTGTTTCCCGAGATGCGGCAGATCTTCCGGAAGGGAACCACACGCCCGACGCCGCTCCATCTCCTCCGCCGTTTCTCGACGGTGCAGGCCATCGCCGCCGCGTCCGAGCAGGATCTACGCCACGTCCTGGTCAACGAGGCCCGCAGCCTACGCCATCAAACCGCCGTATCGGAACTCCGCCGGCTGGCCCAGACCAGCGTCGGAGCCCGTGAAGGCCGGGACGTGTTGGAGCTGGCCCAGGGGTGGCTGATCCAGCAGCTCCACGACTTGCAGGATTCCCTGGTGGACCTCGAGGCCCGGATTAAAGCCGCAGTAGAGGAATTCCCCGAAACCTCGATCCTACGTACTTTCCCCTCCATGTCGGCTCGTCGGATTGCCACGTTGCTAGCCGGAATGGGGGCTCCGATTGACGCGTTTCCCAACGACCGGGCCTTGCGGAAGCAGTGGGGATGGTACGTGGAGATCGAGCAGTCGGGTGCACGCACGCGCTCCCGCCTCGGCCGGGGCGGGTACCGCGGTACGCGCCGAGAACTCTACCTGATGGCGATGCAGCTCATCAAGGAGCAAACCCAGGACAACCCGTTCCGGCACTATTACCGGCGCCTTCTGCGGGGTAACCCCACGCCCAAGGTACCGAAGGTGGCCCTCGGCCACGTGGCCTCCAAGCTCATCACCGTGATGTACGTGTGTATGCGACGCCGCGAACCCTATGACCCGGCCAAGCTCTGGAGACACATGGGGGTGAAGACAACGGCTTAG
- a CDS encoding ATP-binding protein, protein MSLGLAAIDRGYGVYFTPMHRLIEDLRNAYEERRLERRMRIYLAPKLLIIDELGYLPLDKVGATVFFQLVAARYERGSIVLTSNQTFADWGEVFGDPVIATAILDRLLHHSHVINIRGESYRLREKRRSGVLRSAVELQQDE, encoded by the coding sequence GTGTCGCTCGGTTTAGCCGCCATCGACCGGGGATATGGCGTCTACTTCACGCCCATGCACCGCCTCATTGAGGATCTACGCAACGCCTACGAGGAGCGCCGGCTCGAACGACGGATGCGGATCTACCTGGCGCCCAAGCTCCTGATCATCGACGAACTGGGCTATCTGCCCCTCGACAAGGTGGGCGCCACGGTGTTCTTCCAACTCGTGGCGGCCCGATATGAGCGCGGCAGCATCGTCCTCACATCGAACCAGACCTTCGCCGACTGGGGGGAGGTGTTCGGTGACCCGGTCATCGCCACGGCCATCCTCGACCGGTTGCTGCATCACAGTCACGTGATCAACATCCGGGGCGAGAGCTACCGACTCCGGGAGAAGCGCCGTTCGGGTGTCCTTCGCAGTGCGGTCGAACTACAGCAGGATGAGTGA
- a CDS encoding AIM24 family protein, which translates to MAFGENGGKRPERAFSNFKTSGGWRYRPRWVRFLHAPAKRYRGYTLSGCGRFTSSWHRPLRHANCNRGPAPVRRGSGHPAEDSPERSPTCRYGGGTGRDDGYLKPGERYVVDTGHVVAFSDGMGFQVRRAGTGWFSSIASGEGLACEFTGPGTVYIQTRSEASFLGWLIPKLPAKRD; encoded by the coding sequence TTGGCATTCGGTGAGAACGGCGGAAAACGCCCGGAAAGGGCTTTCTCGAACTTCAAAACCAGTGGGGGATGGCGATACCGTCCCCGGTGGGTTCGGTTCTTACATGCTCCCGCAAAAAGGTATAGGGGCTACACCCTGAGCGGGTGTGGCCGTTTTACCTCGTCCTGGCATCGCCCCCTGCGTCACGCCAATTGCAACCGCGGACCAGCGCCGGTCCGGAGGGGGTCCGGGCACCCTGCCGAAGATTCACCGGAAAGATCGCCCACCTGCCGGTACGGCGGGGGAACGGGGAGGGACGATGGTTACCTCAAGCCCGGAGAACGCTACGTCGTGGACACGGGCCACGTGGTGGCGTTCAGTGACGGCATGGGCTTTCAGGTGAGGAGGGCGGGCACGGGCTGGTTCAGCTCGATCGCCAGTGGTGAGGGCCTCGCCTGCGAGTTCACAGGGCCCGGCACCGTGTACATCCAAACCCGGTCCGAGGCGTCCTTCCTGGGCTGGTTGATCCCGAAGCTGCCGGCCAAACGCGACTGA
- a CDS encoding alpha/beta fold hydrolase produces MVGLHDRNAGVDVCRDISTKLSRSRLVVFERSAHFPDIEEPERYAAEVRRFLDS; encoded by the coding sequence ATGGTGGGGCTGCATGACCGCAACGCCGGGGTCGACGTCTGTCGGGACATCAGCACCAAGCTGTCCCGCAGCCGGTTGGTGGTCTTCGAGCGCAGCGCCCACTTCCCCGACATCGAGGAGCCCGAGCGCTACGCGGCAGAGGTGCGGCGGTTCCTCGACTCCTAG
- a CDS encoding DUF1002 domain-containing protein, translated as MRPRQKHRWLRWMWVALTLALVVSFVLTALAPALAASDSSTSSSSSSPAATGEAAGSGRTVVVLGADLTEAQRQEVLRLLGLDPATWDGEPLVLTHQEEVALVGDYVPRQQLGSRAISSVRVEPAAPGSGIRVETKHITWVAPEMYAEALATAGVKDAVVYVAAPFDVSGTAALAGIYKAYEISAGESLDAQRKDLGAREIGVMVRIAQEIGNPEKAGQFLTLLKERMAEHPPTSREEILALIRELEQDLGIQLSDPLREELATLVEKLRDAGIDWQAVTTQLQQVREQVNRFLGDDTPILKGFFNQAWNWLLQVVDAIRSWFGQ; from the coding sequence GTGCGACCGAGGCAAAAGCACCGGTGGTTGCGCTGGATGTGGGTCGCCTTGACGCTGGCCCTGGTGGTCTCCTTCGTCCTGACGGCGTTGGCGCCGGCCCTGGCGGCGTCGGACTCGAGCACCTCCTCCAGCAGCTCGAGCCCGGCCGCAACCGGCGAGGCCGCAGGATCGGGGCGGACCGTGGTGGTGCTGGGCGCCGACCTGACCGAAGCCCAGCGCCAGGAGGTGCTGCGCCTGCTGGGCCTCGATCCCGCCACCTGGGACGGCGAGCCCCTGGTCCTCACCCATCAGGAGGAGGTCGCCCTGGTGGGCGACTACGTGCCCCGACAGCAGCTGGGCAGCCGCGCCATCTCGTCGGTGCGGGTGGAACCGGCGGCGCCAGGCAGCGGCATCCGGGTGGAGACGAAGCACATCACCTGGGTGGCTCCGGAGATGTATGCGGAGGCGCTGGCCACGGCGGGCGTGAAGGACGCCGTGGTCTACGTGGCGGCCCCCTTCGACGTCTCGGGCACCGCCGCCCTGGCGGGGATCTACAAGGCCTATGAGATCTCCGCCGGCGAGAGCCTGGACGCCCAGCGCAAGGACCTGGGCGCCCGGGAGATCGGCGTGATGGTGCGCATCGCCCAGGAGATCGGCAACCCCGAGAAGGCCGGCCAGTTCCTGACCCTCTTGAAGGAACGCATGGCCGAGCACCCGCCCACCAGCCGCGAGGAGATCCTGGCGTTGATCCGCGAGCTGGAGCAGGATCTGGGCATCCAGCTCAGCGACCCCTTGCGGGAAGAACTGGCCACCCTGGTGGAGAAGCTGCGGGACGCGGGCATCGACTGGCAGGCGGTCACCACCCAGCTGCAGCAGGTGCGGGAACAGGTGAACCGCTTCCTTGGCGACGACACGCCCATCCTCAAGGGCTTCTTCAACCAGGCGTGGAACTGGCTCCTGCAGGTCGTGGACGCCATCCGGAGCTGGTTCGGCCAGTGA
- a CDS encoding DedA family protein yields MDWLTQVVERWGYLGLVAVVALENLFPPIPSEVVIPFAGFLTTFGMLTLPGVIAASTLGSLLGALVLYGAGRALGRHRLEALTRRYGHYLGIQIEHVERAEAWFARYGAWAVLVGRLVPIVRSLISIPAGLAGMPGLMFAVYTVAGTLVWNTALAGAGTALGAAWPLVQEWVRLYQRVLLMAALVLVAVWVGLRLAARPRK; encoded by the coding sequence TTGGACTGGCTGACCCAGGTGGTGGAGCGCTGGGGCTACCTCGGCCTGGTGGCGGTGGTCGCCCTGGAGAACCTGTTCCCGCCCATCCCGTCGGAGGTGGTCATCCCCTTTGCGGGGTTCCTCACCACCTTCGGCATGCTGACCTTGCCCGGCGTGATCGCCGCGTCGACCCTGGGCTCCTTGCTGGGCGCCCTGGTGCTCTACGGCGCCGGGCGGGCCCTGGGCCGGCACCGGCTGGAGGCGCTGACCCGGCGGTACGGCCACTACCTGGGCATCCAGATCGAACACGTTGAAAGGGCGGAAGCCTGGTTCGCCCGCTACGGCGCCTGGGCGGTGCTGGTGGGGCGGCTCGTCCCCATCGTGCGCAGCCTGATCTCGATCCCCGCCGGACTGGCCGGGATGCCGGGCCTGATGTTCGCGGTCTACACGGTGGCGGGGACCCTGGTGTGGAACACGGCCCTGGCCGGGGCGGGGACCGCCCTGGGTGCCGCCTGGCCGCTGGTGCAGGAGTGGGTGCGCCTTTACCAGCGCGTGTTGCTGATGGCCGCCCTGGTCCTGGTGGCGGTCTGGGTGGGGCTGCGGCTGGCGGCGCGGCCGCGCAAGTGA